CAGATGCGCGCCCTGCACCTCTATGCAGGTACCGAGCATCCGCACGGTGGCACTCAGCCCGAAGCGCTCGACGTCGCTTCCATGAACCGCAAGAACAAGGTGGGCGCATAATGTCCGAGACCGAAACCGTTCAGAGCCTGTCCGACCTCAAGGACATCACGGGCGAAGTCACCGCTGACGACAACTTCGTTGCGGCTCCCGTTTCGAACGCTCCGCTGCGCGAGCAGCAGATCGACGCCCAGGGCCGCGCTTACGCGACCGGTCGCCGTAAGGACGCGGTTGCCCGCGTCTGGGTCAAGCCCGGTTCGGGCAAGATCATCGTCAACGGCCGTGACCAGGAAGTGTACTTCGCACGTCCTACCCTGCGTCTGGTCATCAACCAGACCTTCCAGGTCGCTGGCCGCGAAGGCCAGTACGACGTGATCGCCACCGTCAAGGGCGGCGGTCTCTCGGGCCAGGCCGGCGCTGTGAAGCACGGTATCGCCCAGGCACTGTCGAAGTACGAGCCTGCGCTGCGCGCAGCCGTCAAGGCAGCCGGCTTCCTCACCCGCGACAGCCGCGTGGTCGAGCGTAAGAAGTACGGCCGTGCCAAGGCACGTCGTAGCTTCCAGTTCTCGAAGCGCTAATCGCGTCCAGAGCTTCGGCTTACAAAAAGGGGTCGCGGGAAACCGCGGCCCTTTTTTTGATTCCGGCACTTCAGGAACGCGGCCGCCTTCAGGCCCTGAGCGGACGGCGCGAGATCATGGTGTCCACCACCGGGCGTATCGAAATCAATGTCTTGAAGTCGCGCACGTGCGACTGCTCGCTCAGTTCCTCGCGCGTGAAGGCGTCATAGGCCTCCATCGAGGGGACCTGCACGATAAGCACGAAATCGTCGTCCCCGGCCACGTTCCACGCCGCGACCACTTCCTCGCGCCGGGCCATGTTGCGGGCGAAGGCATCGGTGCGGATGTGGCCGTCGTTATAGAGCTGCACCAGCACATGCATCGTGATCGCCCCACCGGTCAGGGCAGGATCGATCAGCGCGATGTCGCCGATGATTATCCCTTCCGCACGCATCCGGCGCAGGCGCCGCAGGACGGACGATTCGGACAATCCCACCTTTTCGGCCAGACTGCGTGCCGGCTCGAGGTTGTTACGCCGCACGCATTCGAGCAGCTTGCGATCGA
The DNA window shown above is from Novosphingobium sp. P6W and carries:
- the rpsI gene encoding 30S ribosomal protein S9; protein product: MSETETVQSLSDLKDITGEVTADDNFVAAPVSNAPLREQQIDAQGRAYATGRRKDAVARVWVKPGSGKIIVNGRDQEVYFARPTLRLVINQTFQVAGREGQYDVIATVKGGGLSGQAGAVKHGIAQALSKYEPALRAAVKAAGFLTRDSRVVERKKYGRAKARRSFQFSKR
- a CDS encoding Lrp/AsnC family transcriptional regulator: MKSATLDSFDRKLLECVRRNNLEPARSLAEKVGLSESSVLRRLRRMRAEGIIIGDIALIDPALTGGAITMHVLVQLYNDGHIRTDAFARNMARREEVVAAWNVAGDDDFVLIVQVPSMEAYDAFTREELSEQSHVRDFKTLISIRPVVDTMISRRPLRA